The Gloeocapsa sp. DLM2.Bin57 genome has a segment encoding these proteins:
- a CDS encoding diaminopimelate epimerase — MMLEFSKYQGLGNDFILVDNRDQNNPVITPEQAIQLCDRHLGIGADGVIFALPGEKDTDYTMRIFNSDGSEPEMCGNGIRCLAKFIADLTQKNRKGHFYRIQTLAGVITPELLANGQVRVDMGKPEYLAGAIPTTLVPPEQKVINELLRVAGQNWDVTCVSMGNPHCVIFVEDVDNIPLETLGPQFEHNPVFPQRINTEFIQVINNNYLKMRVWERGAGITLACGTGACASVVAGVLTRRIESTCTVELPGGLLEIEWSPETEKVYMTGPAELVFTGKINL; from the coding sequence ATCATGTTAGAGTTTAGCAAATATCAGGGATTGGGTAACGATTTTATTTTGGTTGATAATCGTGATCAAAACAACCCTGTAATTACTCCTGAGCAAGCAATTCAACTATGCGATCGCCATTTGGGGATTGGTGCTGACGGTGTTATTTTCGCCCTTCCAGGAGAAAAGGATACTGATTACACCATGCGTATTTTTAATTCTGATGGTTCAGAACCAGAAATGTGCGGAAATGGCATACGCTGTTTAGCTAAGTTTATCGCTGATTTGACTCAAAAAAACAGAAAAGGACATTTTTATCGTATTCAAACTCTAGCTGGTGTGATCACACCCGAATTATTAGCTAATGGACAAGTTAGAGTAGATATGGGTAAACCTGAATATCTCGCAGGTGCAATCCCTACTACTTTAGTACCTCCAGAGCAAAAAGTTATTAATGAATTACTAAGGGTAGCTGGACAAAACTGGGATGTGACATGTGTAAGTATGGGGAATCCTCATTGTGTTATTTTTGTTGAAGACGTAGATAATATCCCCCTAGAAACCCTAGGTCCTCAATTTGAACATAATCCTGTCTTTCCCCAAAGAATCAATACAGAATTCATACAAGTAATTAATAATAATTATCTCAAAATGAGAGTTTGGGAAAGAGGTGCAGGAATTACTCTCGCTTGTGGTACTGGAGCTTGTGCATCCGTAGTAGCAGGGGTACTAACCAGACGCATTGAATCAACTTGTACTGTGGAACTTCCAGGAGGACTTTTAGAGATAGAATGGTCACCAGAAACTGAAAAAGTCTATATGACAGGTCCTGCTGAACTAGTATTTACTGGTAAAATAAATCTCTAA
- a CDS encoding competence protein ComFB: MNIRDIVDQAFKNGYLTPSMEAEVGKICEVATELSAEEYIALDKLMGALLTGDIVAMPRKHFINVMEELILSEALTRIAQIEATSDCTIEVGDIAAYALNRLPPLYATTEEGANYQRERARSELNQLITQQVDEAIKRYLNQPDFYPERTVIQGSIGPNRTIVQQVSNLLESYAPDFESD, encoded by the coding sequence ATGAATATACGTGATATTGTAGATCAGGCTTTTAAAAATGGTTATCTGACTCCGAGTATGGAAGCAGAAGTTGGTAAAATCTGTGAAGTTGCTACAGAGTTATCAGCTGAAGAATATATCGCTTTAGACAAATTAATGGGAGCATTATTAACAGGAGACATTGTGGCGATGCCTCGTAAACACTTTATCAATGTGATGGAAGAACTTATACTGAGTGAAGCTTTGACGAGAATTGCTCAAATAGAAGCTACTAGCGATTGTACGATAGAAGTAGGCGATATTGCAGCTTATGCTTTAAACCGCCTACCTCCTCTATACGCTACTACTGAAGAAGGAGCAAATTATCAACGAGAAAGGGCTAGATCCGAATTAAATCAGCTAATTACTCAACAGGTTGATGAGGCGATTAAACGCTATCTCAATCAACCTGATTTTTATCCCGAAAGAACCGTAATTCAAGGCTCAATAGGTCCTAATCGCACTATAGTACAACAAGTTAGTAATCTGCTTGAGTCTTACGCTCCTGATTTTGAAAGCGATTAA
- a CDS encoding MFS transporter translates to MSPLTTIKSLDSATRNNLANLFLVAFLFWTSITCLLPTLPVYIITLGGTKQQVGMVMGSFAIGLLLSRTLLGRLADYGGRRLVMLIGTAVVASAPLGYLFFPSIMGLVLSRAYHGISIAAFTTGYSSLIVDLSPIKQKGEIIGYMTLAMPIGMSIGPALGGFIQSEWGNTPLFLVAIVTGLLAFLLTLRVKNSSTKHISIEKNQENINLVALLTIRGMGVLTAILLLIGLVFGNLVAFVPLFINEELTGFNVGLFYTVIAIASFTVRIFTGRISDIYGRGLFISMSLCFYMLSMLCLTIATTPNLLILAAIFEGSGAGLLIPMVIALMSDRCYPRERGRAFAICLGGFDLGIALAGPLLGTFADDLGYRGLFVISLILASLALVNFLLFSNQKFGASFRFAFGKEKDFYALDKIIPE, encoded by the coding sequence GTGTCCCCTCTAACAACGATCAAGTCTTTAGATTCTGCTACTAGAAACAATCTAGCTAACTTATTTTTAGTCGCTTTTTTATTCTGGACGAGTATAACTTGTCTATTACCTACTCTCCCTGTGTATATCATTACTCTTGGTGGAACAAAACAACAAGTAGGAATGGTTATGGGGAGTTTTGCTATTGGTTTATTATTATCACGAACTTTGTTAGGAAGATTAGCTGACTATGGTGGTCGTCGTTTAGTAATGTTAATCGGTACAGCCGTAGTAGCAAGTGCTCCCTTGGGTTATTTATTCTTCCCCTCTATAATGGGTTTAGTTTTGAGCAGGGCTTATCATGGTATTAGTATAGCTGCTTTTACCACGGGCTATAGTTCTTTAATCGTAGATTTATCTCCAATTAAGCAAAAAGGAGAGATAATTGGTTATATGACTCTAGCTATGCCTATAGGAATGTCTATTGGTCCTGCTTTAGGAGGATTTATTCAAAGTGAATGGGGGAATACTCCCCTATTTTTAGTGGCTATAGTGACGGGTTTATTAGCTTTTTTATTAACTCTGAGAGTCAAAAATTCTTCAACAAAACATATCTCAATTGAAAAAAACCAAGAAAATATTAATCTAGTTGCTTTGTTAACTATCAGGGGAATGGGAGTGTTAACAGCAATATTGCTGCTGATTGGTTTAGTTTTTGGTAATTTAGTTGCTTTTGTACCTTTATTTATTAATGAAGAATTGACGGGATTTAATGTCGGTTTATTCTATACAGTAATCGCGATCGCTAGTTTTACGGTGAGGATTTTCACCGGGAGAATTTCTGATATCTATGGTAGAGGTTTATTCATCTCGATGAGTTTATGTTTTTATATGCTCTCGATGCTATGTTTAACTATAGCTACCACCCCTAACTTATTAATTTTAGCTGCTATTTTTGAAGGTTCAGGAGCAGGATTATTAATACCGATGGTGATTGCTTTAATGTCAGACCGTTGTTATCCTAGAGAAAGAGGTAGAGCTTTTGCTATCTGTTTAGGAGGTTTTGATTTAGGAATAGCTTTAGCAGGTCCTTTATTAGGGACTTTTGCTGATGATTTGGGTTATCGAGGTTTATTTGTTATTTCTTTGATTTTAGCTTCTTTAGCCTTAGTAAATTTTCTCTTATTTTCTAATCAAAAATTCGGGGCTTCTTTCCGCTTTGCTTTTGGTAAAGAAAAAGATTTTTATGCTTTAGATAAAATTATTCCAGAATAG
- a CDS encoding diguanylate cyclase: MLQQEEDTDTIELISQLANYQKQLRILEQKILGERLVREITKQIHQSRSLDEILHKAVAELRDFFLVKRVIIYRFKADWSGRAIAESVETNYCTLDNQDLIPSQFISQYLDSYRQGKFLPHNSIIRQQTNKLVNHLIIPISKEKELWGILVADNFPESRLWEAWEVELLEDVSLHLSIALTQNELYRELEIANEELQELVFKDDLTQLYNRRYFDEVMIKEWKRAIREKQPISLIMCDVDYFKQYNDNYGHQAGDYCLQKVAQCLALSCQRPTDAVCRYGGEEFVIVLPNTKYSGAIYIAGQIRSRLRQCKIPHEKSLVSQYVTLSFGVASCIPQVNEDYNLFLEKADNALFTSKKQGRDRIILADDEN; this comes from the coding sequence ATGCTTCAACAAGAAGAAGATACTGATACTATAGAACTAATTAGTCAATTAGCTAATTATCAAAAACAGTTAAGAATCCTAGAACAAAAAATTCTTGGAGAACGTTTAGTCAGGGAAATAACTAAACAAATTCATCAATCTCGCTCTCTGGACGAAATACTACATAAGGCAGTCGCAGAGTTAAGAGATTTTTTTCTAGTCAAGAGGGTAATTATCTATAGATTTAAAGCTGATTGGAGCGGAAGGGCGATCGCTGAGTCTGTAGAAACTAATTATTGTACTCTTGATAACCAAGACTTAATCCCTAGTCAATTTATCTCTCAATACCTAGATTCTTATCGTCAAGGTAAATTTCTCCCTCATAACTCAATTATTCGACAACAAACCAATAAACTAGTTAATCATTTAATTATTCCAATTAGCAAAGAAAAAGAACTGTGGGGAATTTTAGTAGCTGATAATTTTCCAGAATCAAGACTTTGGGAAGCTTGGGAAGTAGAATTATTAGAAGACGTATCTCTTCATCTGAGTATTGCTCTAACTCAAAATGAACTGTATCGAGAATTAGAGATAGCTAACGAAGAATTGCAAGAATTAGTATTTAAAGACGACCTAACTCAATTATATAATCGACGTTATTTTGATGAAGTAATGATCAAAGAATGGAAAAGGGCAATTAGGGAAAAACAACCAATATCATTAATTATGTGTGACGTTGACTATTTTAAACAATATAATGATAACTATGGTCATCAAGCAGGGGACTATTGTTTACAAAAAGTTGCTCAATGTCTAGCCTTAAGTTGTCAAAGACCTACTGACGCAGTTTGTCGTTATGGGGGAGAAGAATTTGTTATCGTCTTACCTAATACTAAATATAGTGGAGCGATATATATAGCAGGACAAATACGTTCTCGTTTACGTCAATGTAAAATCCCTCACGAAAAATCTTTAGTTAGTCAATACGTTACTCTCAGTTTTGGTGTAGCTAGTTGTATCCCCCAAGTAAATGAAGATTATAATCTATTTTTAGAAAAAGCCGATAATGCTTTATTTACAAGTAAAAAACAAGGTAGAGATAGAATTATCTTAGCAGATGATGAAAATTAG
- a CDS encoding RNA-binding protein hfq gives MSEFDITLPSIRQVQTLISDKQEVEVKLVTDDLLVGTILWQDHDCICLVDQYEQKTLIWRQALVYLKLKS, from the coding sequence ATGAGCGAATTTGATATAACTTTACCCAGTATACGTCAAGTGCAAACTCTGATCTCAGATAAACAAGAAGTAGAAGTAAAATTAGTCACAGACGATCTACTTGTAGGAACAATTCTCTGGCAAGATCATGATTGTATCTGTTTAGTAGATCAATATGAACAAAAAACCTTAATTTGGCGTCAAGCGCTCGTTTATTTAAAGTTAAAATCCTAG
- a CDS encoding M23 family metallopeptidase, translating into MNWWQNSFICALASSIVFNLPLDALTVRLSPEKPQQGDTISVIIETEVDSPELTVTRGDQDYPVFPLNETLGTYRAFLPTSPLDNPGRVVIQVSNGEEVKNLAIWLENRDFPTQSIWLTGSAAEPATEIELTKVRVFKDLVTPEKFWNGPFLRPSPARVSALFGVQRYINGKFAQGYYHRGVDYAGAIGSPVFAPAAGKVALIGRESEGFRIHGNTIGIDHGQGVLSIFLHLEQIHVQEGDFIEAGQQIGTVGNTGASTGPHLHWGLYVNGISVDPVPWRYGGVE; encoded by the coding sequence ATGAACTGGTGGCAAAATAGTTTTATTTGCGCTTTAGCAAGCTCAATAGTTTTTAATTTACCCCTAGACGCTTTAACGGTGCGTCTAAGTCCAGAAAAGCCTCAGCAAGGTGATACCATTAGCGTCATTATCGAAACCGAGGTGGATTCACCTGAACTTACCGTTACCCGAGGAGATCAAGACTATCCCGTATTCCCTCTCAATGAGACTTTAGGAACATATCGCGCTTTTTTACCAACTAGTCCTTTAGATAATCCAGGTAGAGTAGTTATCCAAGTCAGCAATGGAGAAGAAGTCAAAAATCTAGCTATTTGGTTAGAAAATAGGGATTTTCCCACTCAAAGTATTTGGTTAACTGGTTCAGCCGCTGAGCCTGCTACAGAAATAGAATTAACCAAGGTTAGGGTATTTAAAGACTTGGTCACTCCAGAAAAGTTTTGGAATGGTCCATTTTTACGCCCAAGTCCAGCTAGAGTTTCAGCCTTATTTGGTGTACAACGTTATATTAATGGTAAGTTTGCTCAAGGGTATTATCATAGGGGGGTAGATTACGCAGGTGCTATAGGCTCTCCTGTTTTTGCTCCGGCTGCGGGAAAAGTTGCTCTCATCGGTAGAGAATCAGAAGGTTTCCGTATCCACGGGAATACGATCGGTATTGATCATGGTCAAGGCGTTTTGAGTATTTTTCTCCATTTAGAACAAATTCACGTCCAAGAGGGGGATTTCATCGAAGCAGGACAGCAAATTGGTACAGTAGGAAATACGGGAGCTTCTACAGGTCCTCACTTACATTGGGGATTGTATGTGAATGGAATTTCCGTAGATCCCGTTCCTTGGCGTTATGGGGGGGTTGAGTAA
- a CDS encoding DUF29 domain-containing protein, translated as MKISTDLKTLYETDDSLWLEATIQLLKNKQFEALDLDNLIEELEDLGNEKKRRVESLLEQLIRHLLLLEYWQEEREYNQAHWSSEIVNFQNQLKRYLTTNLVNHLQECLPEIYADAVRYCDQKTQGMVNFPNKCPYSLDDLLVK; from the coding sequence ATGAAAATTAGTACAGACTTAAAAACTCTTTATGAAACTGATGACTCACTCTGGTTAGAAGCGACAATTCAACTACTCAAAAATAAGCAGTTTGAAGCTTTAGATTTAGATAACTTGATTGAGGAATTAGAAGACTTGGGCAACGAGAAAAAACGGAGAGTAGAAAGCCTATTAGAACAGCTTATTAGACATTTATTATTACTAGAATATTGGCAAGAAGAAAGAGAGTATAATCAAGCCCATTGGTCATCAGAAATAGTCAATTTTCAAAACCAGCTCAAACGATATTTAACTACTAATCTGGTTAATCATCTTCAAGAATGTTTACCCGAAATTTATGCAGACGCTGTCAGATACTGTGATCAGAAAACCCAAGGAATGGTTAACTTTCCTAATAAATGTCCGTATTCGTTGGATGATTTACTGGTAAAATGA
- a CDS encoding CBS domain-containing protein, giving the protein MNFANLKKNLTKTFLFRTTFRGSIRNAYNLLEACLIGVLSAFAALLLKDGIGWLGGYRLQAVELWGAIWVLPIIGLLSGLSAGWLIDNISPEAAGGGIPQVKAALSGFPKMLSLRVAVIKSLSTILVLSSSLVLGRRAPTVQIGASLAAQWSDWLPSTPEHRRQLIVAGAAAGLAAGFNTPIAGVLFVIEELMREASNITLETAILASFVGAIVSQAIGGGGQISVTTVIDDSNILTSLEISSYIILGLLSGVLGGLFNRFFYTLVAFNKRSRLSRTWRMALAGMFSGLVVAFLPSSFYDKQGLLQSFMTTEGGDIYLNGITFLAYFFLSAIGASSGAPGGLFAPALVMGAALGDILGTIKVGLFGVGSQYVDALVGMGAFFTGVVRVPVTATIIIFETTKDYHLVLPLMITCAIAYFSAEVVSKGSVYSHLLESMGIPVAEENNEPYFLKGLTAGSIMQSKVEALSTDLTVSAAAEIMSRSHHRGFPVVAKDKIVGIFTQGDLNRLVNTHGDTLLSEIMTSPVITVTSDTPLGDVLYLLNKYKFSRLPVVDEGKLLGIITRSDIINAEAKWISGKAPLVNRQKNSYTIYQTRNPQTGKGRILLSLANPQTAPFLFKIAGAIATYYDYEIECIEIIKIPKSNSPQQTQVNTLQSRALMQKAEKWGRKNKVTVHTRVCIATNIAEAMLEVIAEGNISLMLVGWKGSTSLGGTFLGELTDVLIRQVSCDLIMVKLGQDLFAYPYDFKTLGNWLIPYSGGPNVTRALELLPSLTSLYSANATPTILLSQVFSSTEPDLVSLDKATKMINEQSGLTAVNVPICSQSVSEGILDLAANKQPQVVMLGASCEGLLQQAIYGNVIETIALNLTTTVILVRSAIVL; this is encoded by the coding sequence ATGAATTTTGCTAACCTCAAAAAAAATCTGACCAAAACTTTTCTCTTTCGCACTACATTCCGTGGATCTATCCGTAATGCTTATAATTTACTGGAAGCTTGTTTAATTGGGGTATTATCAGCTTTTGCTGCTTTATTACTCAAAGATGGTATTGGTTGGTTAGGAGGATATCGTCTGCAAGCTGTAGAATTGTGGGGGGCAATTTGGGTATTACCAATAATCGGGTTACTCTCTGGTTTAAGCGCTGGTTGGTTAATTGATAATATCTCACCTGAAGCAGCAGGGGGTGGTATTCCCCAGGTTAAAGCAGCTTTATCAGGATTTCCGAAAATGTTATCCCTCAGAGTAGCTGTAATTAAAAGTCTTAGTACAATTTTAGTCTTAAGTTCCTCCCTAGTCTTAGGAAGAAGAGCACCTACAGTACAAATTGGCGCGTCTTTAGCTGCACAATGGAGTGATTGGTTACCAAGTACACCTGAACACCGTCGTCAACTGATTGTAGCAGGAGCAGCAGCAGGATTAGCCGCAGGTTTTAATACTCCGATTGCGGGGGTATTGTTTGTGATTGAGGAATTGATGCGAGAAGCTTCTAATATCACTCTAGAAACGGCTATTTTAGCCTCGTTTGTGGGAGCGATCGTTTCTCAAGCTATTGGTGGTGGTGGGCAAATTAGCGTCACAACTGTTATAGATGATTCCAACATTCTCACCAGTTTAGAGATTAGCTCTTATATTATCTTGGGTTTATTATCAGGAGTGTTAGGAGGGTTATTTAATCGGTTTTTTTACACCCTTGTAGCTTTTAATAAACGTTCAAGATTATCGAGAACTTGGCGTATGGCTTTAGCTGGGATGTTTTCTGGGTTAGTTGTGGCTTTTTTACCTAGTTCTTTTTATGACAAACAAGGACTATTACAATCCTTCATGACTACAGAGGGAGGTGATATATATTTAAATGGGATCACCTTTTTAGCTTATTTTTTCCTTAGTGCTATTGGCGCAAGTTCGGGAGCTCCAGGAGGTTTGTTCGCACCAGCTTTAGTGATGGGAGCAGCTTTAGGAGATATATTGGGTACAATTAAAGTTGGCTTGTTTGGTGTAGGTAGTCAGTATGTTGATGCTCTAGTGGGTATGGGTGCTTTCTTTACAGGAGTAGTACGAGTTCCTGTGACAGCAACAATTATTATCTTTGAAACCACAAAAGATTATCATTTAGTTCTACCTTTAATGATTACTTGTGCTATTGCTTATTTTTCTGCTGAAGTTGTCTCAAAAGGCTCTGTCTATAGTCATTTACTCGAATCAATGGGTATTCCTGTAGCAGAGGAAAATAATGAACCCTATTTTCTCAAAGGATTAACCGCAGGTAGTATTATGCAATCAAAAGTAGAGGCTCTCAGTACCGATTTAACCGTCTCAGCAGCGGCTGAAATTATGTCTCGCTCTCATCACCGCGGTTTTCCCGTTGTAGCAAAAGATAAAATAGTCGGGATATTTACTCAAGGTGATTTAAATCGTTTAGTTAATACTCATGGGGATACCTTATTGTCTGAAATAATGACTTCTCCTGTTATTACAGTAACTTCAGATACCCCTCTCGGTGATGTATTGTACCTACTGAATAAATATAAATTCTCTCGCTTACCCGTAGTAGATGAGGGTAAATTGCTCGGGATTATTACTCGCAGTGATATTATCAACGCTGAAGCAAAATGGATTAGTGGTAAAGCACCCTTAGTAAATCGCCAAAAGAATTCCTATACTATCTATCAAACTCGTAACCCCCAAACCGGAAAAGGACGTATTTTATTATCTTTGGCTAATCCTCAAACCGCTCCTTTTTTGTTTAAGATAGCAGGAGCGATCGCTACTTATTACGATTACGAAATTGAATGTATCGAAATTATTAAAATTCCTAAAAGCAATTCTCCTCAACAAACTCAGGTAAATACCCTACAGAGTCGCGCTTTGATGCAAAAAGCGGAAAAATGGGGACGTAAAAATAAAGTAACTGTGCATACTCGCGTCTGTATCGCTACTAATATAGCTGAAGCGATGTTAGAGGTAATCGCTGAAGGTAATATTAGCTTAATGTTAGTAGGTTGGAAGGGGAGTACTTCCCTAGGAGGTACTTTTTTAGGAGAATTAACCGATGTCTTGATTCGCCAAGTTAGTTGTGATCTGATTATGGTTAAATTGGGACAAGATTTGTTCGCTTATCCCTATGATTTTAAAACACTAGGTAATTGGTTAATTCCCTATTCCGGTGGTCCTAACGTTACTAGAGCTTTAGAATTGTTACCTAGTTTAACATCTTTATATTCGGCAAATGCTACCCCAACCATTCTACTCTCTCAAGTGTTTTCTAGTACTGAGCCTGATTTGGTTTCTCTAGACAAAGCAACAAAAATGATTAATGAGCAATCGGGGTTAACCGCTGTTAATGTTCCTATTTGTTCTCAATCTGTATCTGAGGGAATTCTGGATTTAGCTGCTAATAAACAACCTCAAGTAGTTATGCTTGGTGCTAGTTGTGAAGGATTGCTACAACAAGCTATTTATGGTAATGTGATAGAGACGATCGCTCTTAATCTCACCACTACGGTTATCCTAGTACGCAGTGCGATCGTGTTATAA
- a CDS encoding phosphoribulokinase, protein MSHRPIILGIVGDSAAGKTTLTKGIAKILGEEKVTIICTDDYHRYDRTQRAELGISALHPDCNYLDIIQQHLNLLRTGQAILKPIYNHHTGEFDPPEYIEPRQFIIVEGLLGYSTRAMRDSYDVKVYLAPPESLRSLWKVKRDTAKRGYSEAEVLEQLSKRENDSEAFIRPQRQWADVVVSFYPPHPEKLEDLLLNVRLILRPTIPHPDFTHLLTPGESHLSEAIRLELDRDMGKPVDVLEVDCHATSEQVKELERVLCNEIPYLGQFCSLEGNQDIGAVIGTTGETLASYPLALTQLLITYHMLKAARVSDFVLSPTGKL, encoded by the coding sequence ATGAGTCATCGTCCAATTATTCTCGGGATAGTAGGAGACAGCGCCGCGGGTAAAACCACCTTAACCAAAGGAATAGCCAAAATACTAGGAGAAGAGAAAGTAACAATCATCTGTACTGATGACTATCATCGTTACGATCGCACTCAAAGAGCAGAATTAGGGATTTCAGCGCTACATCCAGACTGTAACTATCTAGACATTATTCAACAACACCTTAACTTACTACGTACAGGACAAGCAATCCTCAAACCGATTTATAATCACCATACAGGAGAATTTGACCCCCCCGAATACATCGAACCGAGACAGTTTATCATTGTCGAAGGGTTACTAGGTTACTCGACTCGCGCGATGCGAGATAGTTATGACGTCAAAGTATATTTAGCCCCTCCCGAATCCTTGCGGAGTTTGTGGAAAGTCAAAAGAGACACAGCTAAAAGAGGTTATAGCGAAGCAGAAGTATTAGAACAACTGAGCAAAAGAGAAAACGATTCAGAAGCCTTTATTCGTCCTCAGCGTCAATGGGCTGACGTGGTAGTTAGTTTTTATCCACCCCATCCCGAAAAATTAGAAGATTTACTCTTAAACGTCAGATTAATCTTACGTCCAACTATTCCACACCCTGACTTTACTCATTTACTCACTCCTGGTGAATCCCACCTTAGCGAAGCGATTCGTTTAGAATTAGATCGAGATATGGGTAAACCAGTAGATGTTTTAGAAGTAGATTGTCACGCAACCTCCGAACAAGTTAAAGAGTTGGAAAGAGTTCTCTGTAACGAGATACCCTATCTAGGTCAATTTTGTAGTCTTGAAGGTAACCAAGATATTGGAGCGGTAATAGGTACTACAGGAGAAACTCTAGCCAGTTATCCTTTAGCTTTAACACAATTACTGATTACTTATCATATGTTAAAAGCTGCTCGGGTATCTGATTTCGTCCTTTCTCCTACGGGAAAACTTTAA
- a CDS encoding metallothionein, with translation MTTVTQMKCACPSCLCIVNLSEAITKEGKYYCSDACAQGHPNGVGCTHNGCNCTG, from the coding sequence ATGACTACAGTTACCCAAATGAAATGCGCTTGTCCATCTTGTCTATGTATCGTTAATCTCAGTGAGGCGATTACTAAAGAAGGAAAATACTATTGTTCCGATGCTTGTGCTCAAGGTCATCCCAATGGGGTAGGATGTACCCACAATGGTTGCAATTGCACCGGTTAG
- the cobQ gene encoding cobyric acid synthase CobQ — MKAIMVVGTTSHAGKSFLTSALCRIFARQGLRVTPFKGQNMALNAYVTATGGEMGHAQAVQAWAAKTTPRVEMNPILLKPQGNMTSQVIMKGKVAGITTASEYYQQYFDRGWEAITESIELLADDYDLIICEGAGSPAEINLKHRDLTNMRVATYLQAKTILVVDIDRGGAFAHVVGTLALLEPSERSLIKGIVINKFRGSLSLLESGIKWLEEYTKIPVLGVIPWTEELLPPEDSLDLLDRKSRKGNYATTIKVIKLPRISNFTDFDALESEKTVSLEYINPDEQLGNPDAVILPGSKTTISDLMMLEKTGMSKQLKNYAAQGGTILGICGGFQMLGVQIKDPQRLEGEVTSYPGLNLLPITTTITNQKIVRQRQACSVYPEKCLPIDGFEIHQGHTEIIPEKSNSEQFIFDDANLGIVNQEQTIWGCYLHGLFDNSCWRRSWLNLLRQKRGLPALPNGIPNYQEQREQVLDAIADLVADNLNLSIISE; from the coding sequence ATGAAAGCAATAATGGTAGTGGGGACAACCTCCCACGCGGGTAAATCCTTTCTGACTAGCGCTTTATGTCGAATATTTGCGCGTCAAGGATTGAGAGTCACCCCTTTTAAAGGACAAAATATGGCTCTTAATGCTTATGTTACCGCAACAGGTGGCGAAATGGGACACGCTCAAGCAGTACAAGCATGGGCGGCTAAGACTACACCTAGGGTGGAAATGAATCCTATCCTACTTAAACCCCAAGGTAACATGACTTCTCAAGTGATTATGAAGGGCAAAGTCGCAGGGATAACCACCGCGTCGGAATATTATCAACAATACTTTGATAGGGGTTGGGAAGCAATCACCGAGTCAATCGAGCTTCTCGCTGATGATTATGATTTAATTATCTGTGAAGGTGCAGGAAGTCCAGCAGAAATTAACCTCAAACACCGAGATTTAACTAATATGCGCGTCGCTACATATCTCCAAGCTAAAACCATCTTAGTAGTAGATATAGATAGAGGGGGAGCATTTGCTCACGTAGTAGGCACTTTAGCACTATTAGAACCAAGTGAGCGATCGCTGATTAAAGGAATCGTGATTAATAAATTTAGAGGCTCTCTCTCTTTGTTAGAATCGGGTATAAAGTGGTTAGAAGAATATACTAAAATTCCCGTATTAGGGGTGATTCCTTGGACAGAAGAACTTTTACCCCCAGAAGATTCTCTAGACTTATTAGATAGAAAAAGTAGAAAAGGCAACTACGCAACCACTATCAAAGTTATTAAACTTCCTCGTATCTCTAATTTCACCGATTTTGACGCTTTAGAATCAGAAAAAACCGTATCCCTAGAATATATTAACCCCGATGAACAGCTAGGAAATCCTGACGCGGTGATTCTTCCTGGATCAAAAACTACCATCTCTGATTTGATGATGTTAGAAAAAACGGGTATGTCAAAGCAATTAAAAAACTACGCAGCCCAAGGAGGTACAATCCTAGGTATATGTGGTGGTTTTCAGATGTTAGGTGTTCAAATTAAAGATCCCCAAAGGTTAGAAGGAGAAGTAACTTCCTATCCAGGTTTAAATCTGTTACCTATAACTACTACCATCACTAACCAAAAAATAGTCCGTCAAAGACAAGCTTGTTCTGTTTATCCTGAAAAATGTTTACCTATCGATGGATTTGAGATTCACCAGGGACATACAGAAATTATCCCAGAAAAGTCTAACTCAGAACAGTTTATTTTTGACGATGCTAATCTAGGCATAGTTAACCAAGAACAAACTATTTGGGGATGTTATCTACACGGTTTATTCGATAATAGCTGTTGGCGTCGGTCTTGGTTAAATCTGTTACGTCAAAAACGCGGTTTACCAGCTTTACCCAATGGTATCCCTAACTATCAAGAACAAAGAGAACAAGTGTTAGACGCGATCGCCGATCTCGTTGCTGATAACTTAAACTTATCAATTATCTCAGAATAG